Proteins from a genomic interval of Paenibacillus sp. RC334:
- the rpmB gene encoding 50S ribosomal protein L28 — MSRKCSVTGKKPGTGNHVSHANNRNRRTWGVNVQKVRILVNGKPKRVYVSTRALKAGKVTRV; from the coding sequence ATGTCTCGTAAATGTTCTGTAACAGGCAAAAAGCCTGGCACCGGTAACCACGTATCTCACGCTAACAACCGTAATCGCCGTACTTGGGGCGTCAACGTACAGAAAGTTCGTATTCTCGTTAACGGTAAACCGAAACGCGTTTATGTCAGCACTCGTGCATTGAAAGCCGGTAAAGTGACTCGCGTGTAG
- the spoVM gene encoding stage V sporulation protein SpoVM, with protein MKFYTIKLPRFLGGFVKAILNTFQKS; from the coding sequence ATGAAGTTTTATACAATCAAGCTACCAAGATTTCTGGGTGGATTCGTCAAAGCCATTCTGAATACATTCCAGAAAAGCTGA
- the rpe gene encoding ribulose-phosphate 3-epimerase, which translates to MLKIAPSILSADFARLGSEVAEAEAGGADWIHVDVMDGHFVSNITLGPPIVQAIRPHTSLPLDVHLMIEHPERYIGDFVKAGANIVTVHAEACVHLHGVIHLIKQQGALAGVALNPGTSPYAIKEVLPNVDMILVMTVNPGFGGQSFIPETLDKIRQIRTWLNEIGRPDVHIEVDGGIAEETAPAVFEAGADVLVAGSAVFGRADRGAAITAIRDSAAHLSK; encoded by the coding sequence ATGTTAAAAATAGCACCGTCGATTTTATCCGCTGATTTTGCCCGTTTGGGCAGTGAAGTTGCGGAAGCTGAAGCAGGAGGAGCAGACTGGATTCATGTGGATGTCATGGATGGTCATTTTGTATCCAATATTACCTTAGGGCCTCCTATCGTTCAGGCTATTCGTCCGCATACGAGCCTTCCTCTGGACGTTCATCTGATGATTGAGCATCCTGAACGTTACATCGGCGATTTTGTGAAGGCTGGAGCTAATATCGTCACCGTTCATGCCGAAGCTTGTGTTCATCTGCACGGGGTCATTCATTTGATCAAGCAGCAAGGTGCTCTTGCCGGTGTGGCCCTCAATCCGGGCACTTCACCATATGCGATCAAGGAAGTGCTGCCAAATGTAGATATGATTCTGGTTATGACAGTTAACCCTGGGTTTGGAGGACAGTCTTTTATTCCGGAGACGCTGGATAAAATCAGACAGATTCGCACATGGTTGAATGAAATCGGCCGTCCGGATGTACATATCGAGGTAGACGGTGGCATCGCCGAGGAGACGGCACCAGCCGTATTTGAAGCAGGTGCTGACGTTCTGGTGGCTGGTAGTGCGGTATTTGGCAGAGCGGACCGTGGAGCGGCTATTACGGCTATTCGGGACAGTGCAGCTCATTTGTCCAAGTGA
- the rsgA gene encoding ribosome small subunit-dependent GTPase A, protein MPEGLIVKALSGYYYVSSLDQNGRPVSGEATVQCRARGIFKKKEITPLVGDRVVYELTENGEGMVNEIRKRTTELIRPPVANTTLAVLLFSLREPDLNLPLLDKFLVHIEHAGLDTIICLTKRDLYEGSPSEDETVLAVQEMYQKIGYEVLVTSARTGEGTAELKKLLAGQISVFSGQSGVGKSSMLNALEPGLTLETSAISNKLGRGRHTTRHVELIPLDNGGFVADTPGFSQLDFLELGVDELSPCFREFQPYADGCKFRGCTHIHEPGCKVREALSEGHISQGRYDNYLQFYQELKEKKRRY, encoded by the coding sequence ATGCCTGAAGGTCTGATCGTCAAGGCGCTCAGCGGATATTATTATGTCTCCAGTCTGGATCAGAATGGGCGGCCGGTATCCGGCGAAGCTACGGTACAATGCAGAGCACGCGGAATTTTTAAGAAAAAAGAGATTACGCCGCTTGTCGGCGACCGGGTCGTTTACGAACTGACTGAAAACGGGGAAGGTATGGTTAATGAGATTCGGAAGCGCACGACGGAGCTCATTCGCCCGCCAGTGGCTAACACTACGCTTGCCGTATTGTTGTTTTCCCTGCGTGAGCCGGATTTAAATCTGCCTCTGCTGGACAAATTTTTGGTGCATATTGAGCACGCAGGGCTGGATACGATTATCTGTCTGACAAAGCGCGATTTGTATGAGGGTAGTCCTTCGGAGGATGAGACGGTTTTGGCTGTTCAGGAAATGTACCAGAAGATTGGTTATGAGGTACTGGTGACCAGTGCTCGTACCGGGGAAGGTACGGCTGAGCTTAAAAAGCTGTTGGCTGGTCAAATCAGCGTGTTTTCCGGACAGTCAGGTGTCGGGAAGTCTTCCATGCTTAATGCGCTGGAACCGGGCCTAACGCTGGAGACGAGTGCCATTAGCAATAAGCTGGGCCGAGGACGGCACACGACTCGTCATGTAGAATTAATTCCACTCGACAATGGCGGTTTTGTAGCAGATACACCGGGTTTCAGCCAGCTGGATTTTTTGGAGCTGGGCGTGGATGAGTTATCCCCGTGTTTCCGTGAATTCCAACCGTACGCTGATGGGTGTAAATTTCGAGGTTGTACTCATATTCACGAACCTGGCTGTAAAGTGAGAGAGGCCTTGTCAGAAGGACATATTTCGCAGGGCCGGTATGATAACTATTTACAGTTTTATCAGGAGTTAAAAGAAAAAAAGCGGAGGTACTGA
- the pknB gene encoding Stk1 family PASTA domain-containing Ser/Thr kinase, producing the protein MIGHLLGGRYEIIERIGGGGMALVYRAQDILLNRNVAVKVLRQQFVHDDEFIRRFRREAQSAASLSHPNVVSIYDVGQEDEIHYIVMECVEGKNLNEIIKERAPLQVDEAVRIASQICDALEHAHQNQIIHRDIKPHNILIGRNGRVKVTDFGIARAVTSTTITQTGSVVGSVHYFSPEHAKGIVTGEKSDLYSLGIVLYQMLTAQLPFLGESPISVALKHLQEEFEEPRKINPLIPQSVENVILKSMRKNPEERYQSADEMLKDLETCLLPGRRNESKLEFTHLDDEDQTRVIPAIKPQQMGMSSNGDDVSVQSGNSEKPQSKQTAKKSKKKPILWITLVLVLLLCMGGVVYYVQNLLVVPDVEVPNVVTKTEDQAKVLISQSGLVIKDPIKREYKDGVAPGIVYYQSYPEKSVVKKGTEIELKVGIAKPLTPMPDVKGQSYDDAVKLLTSQQIKETQIQRNEQFSDKAEGTVLSQTPTANESFDKDTVQVVLTVSKGAATVKMPDLLGHTQKEAENEVKKAGLKVGSIKEEFSYEQEKGKVTKQWPSEAGSDLPPNTEITFYVSTGYPPEAITLPFNVPVAPKEEGKNSKIRITYTDARGENQEWGSRTINTTQVFTINLLLAPNKDSVVSVYRDGQFVDTYPVSYIDAKNGTVTMPQIAPPAGTTPTDTPEGTSSQNGSGEQGNSGDTSNDGNTGGDPSNQDGTNSNGEPSALAPETGSTGLAGGEFAVKHTNHSGKEKGLHKKQGEVIEAVKHQ; encoded by the coding sequence ATGATCGGGCACCTGCTTGGGGGAAGATACGAAATTATTGAGCGTATCGGCGGCGGCGGTATGGCGCTGGTGTACAGGGCTCAAGACATTTTGCTGAATCGTAATGTGGCGGTCAAGGTGCTGCGTCAGCAATTTGTTCATGATGATGAATTTATTCGCCGGTTTCGGCGTGAGGCGCAGTCTGCGGCCTCGCTCTCCCATCCTAATGTGGTCAGTATTTATGATGTCGGCCAAGAGGATGAAATCCATTATATCGTAATGGAGTGCGTGGAGGGCAAAAATCTGAACGAAATCATTAAGGAACGTGCTCCGCTGCAAGTGGATGAAGCGGTACGAATCGCTTCTCAAATTTGTGATGCGCTGGAACACGCTCACCAAAATCAGATTATTCACCGGGACATTAAACCGCATAACATATTGATCGGGCGCAACGGACGGGTTAAGGTAACCGATTTTGGGATTGCTAGAGCCGTCACGTCAACGACGATTACCCAGACAGGCTCTGTCGTGGGCTCTGTCCATTACTTTTCACCTGAGCATGCGAAGGGAATCGTCACCGGCGAGAAATCGGACTTATATTCTCTTGGGATTGTTTTATACCAAATGCTGACGGCGCAGCTCCCCTTTCTGGGGGAAAGCCCGATCAGTGTAGCACTCAAGCATTTGCAAGAGGAGTTTGAGGAACCACGCAAAATTAATCCGCTGATTCCGCAAAGCGTGGAAAACGTCATTTTAAAATCCATGCGCAAAAATCCGGAGGAACGTTATCAATCAGCGGATGAAATGTTAAAAGATTTGGAGACATGCCTGTTGCCAGGACGACGTAATGAATCCAAGCTGGAATTTACACATTTGGACGACGAGGATCAAACGCGGGTTATTCCGGCTATTAAGCCTCAGCAAATGGGAATGTCCTCCAATGGAGACGACGTGTCTGTCCAATCCGGCAATTCTGAAAAGCCTCAGAGCAAGCAAACGGCTAAAAAAAGTAAAAAGAAGCCGATCTTATGGATAACGCTGGTGCTCGTATTGCTTCTTTGCATGGGCGGCGTAGTGTACTATGTGCAAAATTTGCTCGTCGTCCCTGACGTTGAAGTGCCGAATGTGGTGACCAAAACCGAGGATCAGGCGAAAGTGCTGATCAGTCAGTCCGGGTTGGTTATTAAGGATCCGATTAAGCGTGAGTATAAGGATGGGGTTGCGCCTGGAATTGTTTACTATCAGAGCTATCCAGAGAAATCTGTGGTTAAGAAGGGAACAGAAATTGAGCTGAAAGTCGGGATTGCGAAGCCACTTACTCCGATGCCGGATGTCAAAGGGCAGAGCTATGATGATGCTGTCAAGCTGTTGACCTCCCAGCAAATTAAGGAGACACAGATTCAGCGGAATGAGCAGTTCAGTGACAAGGCCGAAGGAACCGTCCTTAGTCAGACACCGACGGCGAATGAGTCCTTTGATAAGGATACGGTACAGGTGGTGCTGACGGTCAGCAAGGGCGCTGCTACAGTGAAAATGCCAGATCTGCTCGGGCATACACAGAAGGAAGCAGAAAATGAGGTCAAAAAGGCGGGCTTGAAGGTTGGCTCGATTAAAGAGGAATTCAGCTATGAGCAGGAAAAAGGAAAAGTAACCAAGCAGTGGCCATCAGAGGCTGGCAGTGATTTGCCTCCAAATACGGAAATTACGTTTTATGTAAGCACTGGTTATCCGCCAGAAGCGATTACACTGCCATTTAATGTGCCAGTTGCGCCGAAGGAAGAGGGTAAAAACAGCAAGATTCGTATTACTTATACGGATGCACGTGGAGAAAACCAGGAATGGGGAAGCCGTACGATTAATACGACACAAGTGTTCACTATTAATCTGTTGCTGGCTCCGAACAAGGACAGTGTTGTCTCTGTATACAGAGATGGACAATTTGTTGATACGTATCCCGTTTCTTATATTGACGCGAAGAATGGAACGGTGACGATGCCTCAAATCGCTCCGCCTGCTGGAACTACACCGACGGATACGCCAGAAGGTACTTCTTCACAGAATGGCAGTGGCGAACAAGGGAATAGCGGGGATACTTCAAATGATGGTAATACTGGGGGTGACCCAAGCAATCAGGATGGTACCAATAGTAACGGTGAACCGTCCGCTCTTGCCCCCGAAACGGGCTCCACGGGCCTAGCGGGTGGTGAGTTTGCTGTTAAACACACAAACCATTCAGGTAAGGAAAAGGGCCTCCACAAAAAACAGGGTGAAGTCATTGAGGCTGTAAAGCATCAGTAA
- a CDS encoding Stp1/IreP family PP2C-type Ser/Thr phosphatase: MIKTVHVSHVGRVRSVNEDSAWIRHLEQGYILGIVADGMGGHLAGDTASRLAVETLAADLATLESGLSAHSLTAALSDAILHANEVIFQTAAHDDKYHNMGTTVVAVLLNDASGIIGHIGDSRAYVISKGAVRQITEDHTLVNELFKNGQISKEERENHPRRNVLTRALGTDSEVQVDMDSISLEKGDVLLLCSDGLSNLVTEEQISKVVGAAENPLEERADRLLHLALLAGGDDNITVALFELPDDTVSLSEKGCDA, encoded by the coding sequence TTGATCAAAACAGTTCATGTCAGCCACGTCGGACGTGTACGTTCGGTGAATGAGGATTCTGCCTGGATCAGGCACTTGGAGCAGGGATATATTCTTGGAATTGTTGCCGACGGCATGGGGGGGCATTTGGCCGGTGATACGGCCAGCCGCCTTGCGGTTGAGACACTTGCCGCTGATTTGGCGACGCTGGAGAGCGGGTTATCCGCGCATTCTTTGACAGCGGCGCTTAGCGACGCTATTTTGCATGCTAATGAAGTCATCTTCCAGACGGCTGCCCACGATGACAAGTATCATAATATGGGAACAACAGTTGTAGCCGTTTTGCTAAACGATGCCTCCGGGATTATCGGACATATCGGGGACAGCCGTGCCTATGTGATTTCTAAAGGGGCGGTACGTCAGATTACGGAAGATCACACGCTGGTCAATGAGTTATTCAAAAACGGTCAGATCAGTAAGGAAGAGCGGGAGAACCACCCTCGTCGCAATGTGTTAACACGGGCGCTGGGTACTGATTCCGAGGTGCAGGTGGATATGGACTCCATTTCTCTGGAAAAAGGCGATGTACTGTTACTGTGCAGCGACGGGCTGAGCAATCTGGTGACAGAGGAGCAAATTAGTAAAGTAGTAGGTGCCGCCGAGAATCCTCTGGAAGAACGAGCAGATCGTCTGCTGCATCTGGCACTGCTTGCCGGAGGCGACGACAACATCACGGTAGCTTTGTTTGAATTACCCGATGACACAGTTTCATTGAGTGAAAAGGGGTGTGACGCATGA
- the rlmN gene encoding 23S rRNA (adenine(2503)-C(2))-methyltransferase RlmN, translating to MKPFIYDLTLEELQDWTKRNGEPAFRGGQIFDWLYVKRVNDFSEMTNLSKSLREKLEDQFSFVTLHEITKLESKDGTVKFLFGLHDDHAIETVIMRHNYGNSICVTTQVGCRIGCTFCASTLGGLKRNLTAGEITAQVVQAQKILDKTNERVSSIVIMGSGEPFENYEATMTFLRTMIHEKGLNIGQRHITVSTSGIVPNIYKFADEDTQINLAISIHAPNDALRSKLMPVNRRYPFQDVMESLRYYLAKTGRRISFEYALIGGVNDQAEHAEELADVLKDMLCHVNLIPVNHVPERKYVRTSRSDIFNFQRILAEKGVNVTIRREQGHDIAAACGQLRAKHMELG from the coding sequence ATGAAACCTTTTATATATGATTTAACTCTGGAGGAGTTGCAGGACTGGACCAAGCGTAATGGCGAGCCTGCTTTTCGCGGAGGACAAATTTTTGACTGGCTGTATGTGAAGCGGGTCAATGATTTTAGTGAGATGACGAATTTGTCCAAGTCGCTGAGAGAGAAGCTTGAGGACCAGTTCAGTTTTGTGACGCTTCATGAAATTACAAAGCTGGAGTCGAAGGACGGTACGGTAAAATTTCTGTTTGGTCTGCATGATGATCATGCTATCGAGACAGTTATTATGAGACACAATTACGGAAACAGTATTTGTGTAACGACTCAAGTGGGCTGCCGGATCGGCTGTACATTTTGCGCTTCGACGCTTGGCGGACTCAAACGTAACCTGACCGCCGGTGAAATAACTGCGCAGGTCGTTCAGGCACAGAAAATTTTGGATAAGACGAATGAACGTGTGAGCAGCATCGTCATTATGGGTTCGGGCGAGCCTTTTGAAAACTATGAAGCGACCATGACATTTTTGCGTACGATGATTCATGAAAAGGGTCTGAATATTGGTCAGCGTCACATCACGGTGTCGACCAGCGGTATCGTGCCGAATATTTACAAATTTGCGGACGAGGATACCCAGATTAATCTGGCAATATCCATTCATGCCCCCAATGATGCGCTTCGTTCGAAGCTGATGCCTGTAAACCGACGTTATCCTTTTCAGGATGTTATGGAATCGCTTCGTTACTATCTTGCTAAAACAGGCCGGAGAATTTCGTTTGAATATGCCTTGATTGGTGGAGTGAATGATCAGGCGGAACATGCTGAAGAACTGGCGGACGTGCTGAAGGACATGCTGTGCCACGTCAACCTGATTCCGGTTAACCATGTGCCTGAGCGCAAGTATGTGCGCACATCGCGCAGCGATATTTTTAATTTCCAGCGCATTCTTGCCGAGAAAGGCGTCAATGTGACGATCCGGCGTGAGCAGGGTCATGATATCGCCGCTGCGTGCGGCCAGTTGCGTGCAAAGCATATGGAGTTGGGGTGA
- the rsmB gene encoding 16S rRNA (cytosine(967)-C(5))-methyltransferase RsmB, protein MSGGHSRQGGQGRDVGARAGKTRNQTAREVALDVLTGVEQEGAYSNLELNRRLQQAGLSASDAGLATELVYGTVARRNTLDYFLNKFVQKGTAKLQAWVRSLLRMSVYQIVYLDRIPDHAVVSEAVTIAKRRGHQGISGMVNGVLRSMLREPDKLRIPDGLSAEERIALEHSHPQWLVKRWIKQYGVDIAEAICCANNEPPAVSVRVNTTMTSRDQLLNEMLAKGMDAVPSGVSPYGIVVRSGGNMALTSWYTDGLLSVQDESSMLVAEAVAPEPDMLVLDCCAAPGGKTAHMAELMKDQGRIIANDLHAHKHRLIQEQADRLGLDAVETVTGDALELKNRYAPASFDRVLLDAPCSGFGVIRRKPDLRWSKTLQDVRDITQLQHELLDSVAELLKPGGILVYSTCTIEPDENEGQITRFLSDHPEYELAEGHFLSDVTDGMDHAQRGSIQLLPQHFHSDGFYIARLRRVK, encoded by the coding sequence GTGAGCGGCGGTCACTCCCGTCAGGGAGGCCAAGGCAGGGACGTTGGTGCAAGAGCAGGCAAGACCCGTAACCAGACGGCTAGGGAAGTTGCGTTGGACGTGCTGACGGGAGTTGAGCAGGAAGGTGCATATAGCAACCTTGAGCTGAACCGTCGGCTTCAACAGGCGGGCTTGTCCGCGAGTGACGCTGGCTTGGCCACGGAACTTGTATATGGTACGGTTGCACGCCGGAATACGCTGGATTATTTTCTCAACAAGTTTGTTCAGAAAGGAACAGCCAAGCTCCAGGCTTGGGTACGTTCGCTGTTGCGAATGAGTGTGTATCAGATCGTATATCTGGATCGCATTCCGGATCATGCAGTCGTTAGTGAAGCAGTGACCATTGCCAAGCGTCGCGGACACCAGGGGATTTCAGGGATGGTCAACGGCGTGTTGCGCAGCATGCTGCGTGAGCCGGACAAGCTGCGCATTCCGGACGGGCTGTCAGCCGAGGAACGGATTGCATTGGAGCATTCCCATCCGCAGTGGCTGGTCAAGCGCTGGATTAAGCAATACGGTGTGGATATTGCGGAAGCCATCTGCTGCGCTAATAATGAGCCACCTGCGGTCAGCGTGCGGGTGAATACGACAATGACCAGTCGTGATCAACTCTTGAACGAGATGCTTGCGAAAGGGATGGATGCTGTTCCATCGGGGGTTAGCCCTTACGGAATTGTCGTTCGCAGCGGCGGAAATATGGCGCTCACTTCCTGGTATACAGACGGTTTGCTGTCCGTGCAGGACGAAAGCTCCATGCTCGTCGCCGAGGCGGTTGCGCCTGAGCCGGATATGCTGGTACTGGATTGCTGCGCTGCTCCGGGCGGCAAAACAGCTCATATGGCTGAGTTAATGAAGGATCAGGGCCGGATTATCGCCAACGATCTGCATGCTCACAAACATCGGCTAATCCAGGAACAGGCAGATCGGCTAGGGCTGGATGCCGTGGAAACGGTCACCGGGGACGCACTTGAGTTGAAAAATCGTTATGCTCCGGCATCATTTGACCGCGTCTTGCTGGACGCGCCATGCTCCGGTTTTGGAGTGATCCGCCGCAAGCCTGACTTGCGCTGGAGTAAAACTCTCCAGGATGTTCGTGACATCACGCAGCTCCAGCATGAACTGCTGGACAGCGTAGCTGAGCTTTTGAAGCCGGGTGGTATTCTGGTGTACAGTACATGCACGATTGAACCGGATGAAAATGAAGGGCAAATCACCCGTTTTTTAAGTGACCATCCCGAGTATGAACTGGCAGAAGGACATTTCTTATCAGACGTAACTGACGGCATGGATCATGCTCAGCGCGGCTCGATACAGCTGTTGCCGCAGCATTTTCACAGCGACGGATTTTATATCGCGCGTTTGCGCCGGGTAAAATAG
- the fmt gene encoding methionyl-tRNA formyltransferase, whose product MSQDIRIVFMGTPDFAVPSLNMLLDNGYNVVGVITQPDKPQGRKKILTPTPVKEAAEKRGLPVLQPTRLRQPEAVAQVAELRPDLIVTAAYGQILPKSVLDLPRFGCLNVHGSLLPRYRGGAPIQRAIINGETVTGVTLMYMAEGLDTGDMISRVEVAIEPEDTSGSIFEKLSIAGAELLQDELPKLLAGQSGRTPQNEEEATYAPNLNRDDERIPWNDSAQQIYNRIRGLVPFSGAFTLWEENVFKIWAAEQPSIHSEAAGPNAPAPGTVLQLTARGVEVQTGKGTLWLTQVQPAGKKVMEAGNFACGGQMKPGTVLG is encoded by the coding sequence ATGAGTCAAGACATTCGTATCGTCTTTATGGGCACGCCGGATTTCGCTGTGCCTTCGTTAAACATGCTGCTGGACAATGGCTATAATGTAGTCGGTGTCATTACGCAGCCGGATAAGCCGCAGGGACGGAAAAAAATATTAACGCCTACGCCAGTTAAGGAAGCGGCGGAGAAGCGCGGGTTGCCCGTGCTTCAACCGACCCGCTTACGCCAGCCGGAAGCGGTGGCTCAGGTGGCGGAGCTGCGTCCGGATCTGATCGTAACAGCGGCTTATGGGCAGATTTTGCCTAAATCCGTATTGGACTTGCCCCGTTTCGGTTGTCTTAACGTACATGGTTCGCTGCTTCCTCGTTATCGGGGAGGGGCGCCAATCCAGCGTGCAATTATTAACGGTGAAACCGTTACAGGTGTAACGCTGATGTATATGGCGGAAGGACTGGATACCGGCGATATGATATCGCGGGTTGAGGTTGCTATTGAACCGGAGGATACATCCGGTTCGATTTTTGAGAAGCTGAGCATAGCTGGAGCAGAGCTTTTACAGGATGAGCTGCCTAAGCTGCTGGCAGGGCAATCGGGTCGAACGCCGCAAAACGAGGAAGAGGCAACTTACGCTCCGAACCTGAACCGCGATGATGAGCGCATTCCGTGGAATGACAGTGCGCAGCAAATATACAACCGGATTCGCGGGCTGGTTCCGTTTTCAGGTGCATTTACGCTGTGGGAAGAAAATGTTTTTAAAATATGGGCGGCTGAGCAGCCTTCCATCCATAGTGAAGCGGCTGGTCCAAATGCTCCAGCACCCGGAACAGTTCTGCAATTGACTGCCCGTGGCGTTGAAGTACAGACGGGCAAGGGCACGCTCTGGCTGACACAGGTGCAGCCGGCAGGCAAGAAGGTTATGGAAGCCGGGAACTTTGCGTGTGGCGGCCAGATGAAGCCGGGCACGGTGCTCGGGTGA
- the def gene encoding peptide deformylase — MSIRIIVLEPDDVLHKVAKEVTKITPNVQKLLDDMADTMYEAEGVGLAAPQVGILKRLIVVDAGDEHGLIKMINPEIMSEEGEQLGAEGCLSIPGLNGDVRRAEKVTVKGLDRDGKAITVTATGLLSRAFQHEIDHLNGVLFTDIAEKVYEVAPEQPGPNRQTGE, encoded by the coding sequence ATGTCAATTAGAATTATAGTGTTGGAACCGGATGATGTACTGCACAAAGTAGCAAAGGAAGTTACTAAAATTACGCCTAACGTGCAAAAGCTGCTCGACGATATGGCAGATACCATGTATGAAGCTGAGGGAGTGGGCCTTGCTGCTCCACAAGTAGGTATTTTGAAACGTCTAATCGTTGTGGATGCCGGGGATGAGCATGGTTTAATTAAAATGATAAATCCTGAAATTATGTCCGAAGAAGGCGAGCAATTGGGTGCTGAGGGCTGCTTAAGTATTCCTGGGTTAAATGGTGATGTGCGTCGTGCCGAGAAGGTTACCGTCAAGGGGCTGGACCGTGATGGTAAGGCGATTACGGTTACAGCGACAGGATTGCTTTCTCGGGCTTTTCAACATGAAATTGACCATTTGAACGGAGTTTTATTTACGGATATTGCGGAAAAAGTATATGAGGTTGCTCCGGAACAGCCAGGACCGAACCGTCAGACAGGAGAGTGA